A window of Oryza glaberrima chromosome 2, OglaRS2, whole genome shotgun sequence genomic DNA:
GATCTACTTTCTCTAGCAAATAAGCAGGAAGATGAACGGCAGAAAATGTGCTTGGGATTGGACCCAGCTTGGCAATGATTTCTTGGAATGTGTATTCTTCAGGAAGCATGTCGAAAAGATCGGCTCCTCGGCATATCACATGCTGAATTCTTTTGGGGTTCAGGAAGTACTTAAATCTAATCCGATCAACATGGCTATAAGCTTGCATTTTGAAGACAAAATCACTAATGTAGCGAAAACAAAAGCTGCAGTGCCATCCTGAATCAGCCAGAAGGTCATCTGTTTGCCGGAAATGTGCATACCTCGTCTTTCCAGCCCGGTATCTGTGAATTGAAGCCCTCCAACTTTTGTCATCAAGGAAAAATTCAAATGAGTACAGATAGTTCCTGAGCTGGAGATGGAGTACTTCAGGTATGTCATCACACCATCTCAAGAGGTTGATCGAATGCCCACTTGGAATCTCATCAACATCAGACATGATCAACAGGTCATCATCTGTGATCCCGGCAATTTTAATAAGCTGGTCAAGAGCAACCCTCTGATATGACTCCTCGACAAATGGGTTCTCCCCCTTCACAAACCGACCACCTATCATACCATAGGTCAACCGTGATTCAGCAAATTCAAAACGTTGACGGTTTTCCTTGAAGTGGAGATCCTTTTTAAGGCCAGTGAAGGTTGAGTTGGACTCAAGCAACACAAACTCTGACACATAAGGGCTAAGCTCATGCCAACGGATATCAAGAATATCAAGCTCGTTGCTGAAAAGCACAGCATCAAAAACACGCCGCGGCGTTTCCCTGACTTTCCATCCATGTAACTTGCATAAGTTGGCCATTGAGACATTTTCGTTGTAGTAGTGAGGAAGTACTTTGAAGGGCTTTGGGGGCTTTTCCCAGATTGGTCTGAGGAAGTAAGTGACTTTCTGGCCATGAAGGTATATAACAAAGATCAGAATTGGCAGACCAATCAAGAGGATCAAAAGTGCTCTTAAATCAAACCCCCGAAGTGCGCACTTCAGCCTTGACATACTAAAAACTGCCTTTGAACCATGCTGCAAATGAAATCAGAAGAAAGTGAGAAATCAGATGGTCAACTGGAGCCAAAACCTGAATAgagctaaaagtaaaaaaaggcAATCTATGTCGATATCCTTCCACAGCCATAGAAAACCCagtgaaatatatataaaaaccaCAAAGATTTTCAACAACAACGGTTACAACACCCAGGACGTTGGTTTATCAACCACTAGCACagcaaagcttacaaaagatgCAGGTTGTATGGCAGAATTGAGGATTTTGGCAAAGATGCTTATGAATGTAGTCCTATCAGAGATGACAGTTACAAACGAGGCAGGTTGTGTATGGCAGAATTGAGGATTTTGGCAAAGATGCTTATGAATATAGTCCTATCAGAGATGACAGGGTGGCAGTGGTACTAAGCAATGGAAAGACAATAAAACAGCATAACTTAGTACGCAGGAGTACATGAACACTTTCCAGTGATTCAAGGCACAGAATTGAGAAagcaagttaaaaaaaatcaatatccTAAGATAGCATCACCGCGGCATAAAGCACAAGATTTTCCAGCATCCACCGTGAATTTCGCGGCAGCATCcaaaagataatttattttgtttaacaATGTTACCACGTACTTTAAGACAATAAAGTATAGCTGGAGCAAAGTACTCATTACCATGtcggattatttttttaattaaaaaaaacagcatcCCTATGAATAACATGCTAATGCAGATCCaccaaacaaagaaaaagtGGGGAATCATCTAATCATTTATttgcaaaattattttcttCCACGGCATGAATGATCCAAATCTGGACTGCCACAAAGAGAGATGATTTCCAGATACTTTCTaccaagaaaaataataaagctCCAGAATTATAGGCTGGACAGCCAATTCTGCCAGCTCGCGAGATTCTACCGGCACCAGATGCATCCAAGCCTCGAACTCCACCTAATCCCAATCTCGAGCAGATGCCCCCGATTCCTCGAAAGCAATCAAGCAAACCTCGCGACTAAATCAATCGAAAACCTGAGCTCTCCGAGAGAAAGCTAAAGCCACCACTAATCGAGATTGAGATTGAGGagcaaatttctttttttctcatagCAAACCAAACgcgataaaaagaaaaatagcagaACAAGGCAAGGCGCCGTCAAGAACGggttcgagagagagagaaacacgCGGCGCGGGGAGTGAAAGCGACAGATCTGATggcggaaggaggaggaggagggagccgggcCGCTCACCTCGCTGTCGCAGACGTCCTCGCAGATGCCGTCCGTCTTCTTGCAGTTGTAGTACCCGCCGGCCTCcatccccgcggcggcggcggcggcggcgaagaagacgagcgaggaggaggaggatcacGGGGGGAGCCTCTCGACGGGGGGGAACGGGAAACGGCTGACGCGCTGCTCCCGCCTCTCTCCGGCCCACGTCTCCCaatggcaggcggcggcgggagacctcgccggcggcgaggtggggggaGGCGGTGCGCGTGCGCTCCCT
This region includes:
- the LOC127762132 gene encoding uncharacterized protein LOC127762132 isoform X3, which codes for MEAGGYYNCKKTDGICEDVCDSEHGSKAVFSMSRLKCALRGFDLRALLILLIGLPILIFVIYLHGQKVTYFLRPIWEKPPKPFKVLPHYYNENVSMANLCKLHGWKVRETPRRVFDAVLFSNELDILDIRWHELSPYVSEFVLLESNSTFTGLKKDLHFKENRQRFEFAESRLTYGMIGGRFVKGENPFVEESYQRVALDQLIKIAGITDDDLLIMSDVDEIPSGHSINLLRWCDDIPEVLHLQLRNYLYSFEFFLDDKSWRASIHRYRAGKTRYAHFRQTDDLLADSGWHCSFCFRYISDFVFKMQAYSHVDRIRFKYFLNPKRIQHVICRGADLFDMLPEEYTFQEIIAKLGPIPSTFSAVHLPAYLLEKVDQYSYLLPGRCMRESG